A single Populus alba chromosome 7, ASM523922v2, whole genome shotgun sequence DNA region contains:
- the LOC140955756 gene encoding uncharacterized protein, translating to MGEVVSAVVQKNLPLKQKDPGAFTIPCVIGNASFKRALCDLGASISVMPKHVYDSLSLEPLNKTSIVMQLADRSFVYPLGVIEDVLVKIDSLVIPCDFYILDMEHDSCDSSTSTPILFGRPFLKTANTKIDCGKDTLSMEVGDEKIEFNFHDAMTYPYSNVYSITCYDQVDKCVQQVCDFDDEYGLSMALSNDYDFTKIEEMERHICVPQNMHESTLDLQALQIVLHDAGVIYPITDSEWVAPILLVPKKIGITVEEIQNDAYENARIYKEKTKNLHDRMLTRKEFHLKLQV from the exons atgggtgaagttgtatctgctgttgttcaaaagaatctgcctttgaaacaaaaagacccaggtgcgtttactatcccatgtgttattggtaatgctagttttaaaagagctttatgcgatttaggtgcatccattagtgttatgcctaaacatgtttatgattctcttagtctagagcctttgaataaaactagtattgtaatgcaacttgcggatcgtagttttgtttacccacttggtgtgatagaagatgtcctagtcaagattgatagtttggttattccatgtgacttttatattcttgatatggaacatgattcttgtgattcatcaaccagcactcctatattgtttgggagaccattcttgaaaactgccaacacaaagattgattgtggtaaggataccttgtctatggaggtaggagatgaaaaaattgaatttaattttcatgatgcaatgacatatccttatagcaatgtttattctatcacatgttatgaccaagttgataagtgtgtgcagcaagtttgtgattttgatgatgagtatggattaagcatggctttgagcaatgactatgattttaccaagatagaagagatggaaaggcatatatgtgttccccaaaacatgcatgaatcaacattggatttgcaagctttgcaaattgtccttcatgatgcaggagtcatttaccccatcacggatagtgaatgggtggcgcctatccttttggtgcctaaaaagattggaattacggtggaagagattcaaaatgatgcttacgagaatgcaaggatttacaaagaaaagactaagaatcttcatgaccgaatgcttacaagaaaggagtttcat ttgaaattacaagtttag